A genomic window from Pungitius pungitius chromosome 12, fPunPun2.1, whole genome shotgun sequence includes:
- the cnp gene encoding 2',3'-cyclic-nucleotide 3'-phosphodiesterase — protein sequence MDPENHAEVIDSPATPQQEETAMENEIGSKVETPAEFPEPENLPAAAEETEQLAASGHDTEVPNFKETEELIVPLSEGLNQMGLEDSVHGEEADMESAHVEVEPPVPDESSEKMPDSAAAIDKAPETVPPVPENDPADSAPEPVGLAESVPRAETQEQKSPEPTPLPVDPQPTSQEGTGSELVGTETEMPTAPVAEAGDAPKEKAAEEEPIVEEKPAETAVLATEVSSAKPKETVALKGEAPAECVEPAKEEKSDAPKETVAAEGVPPEKIAAEPQNEEAAVPAPGSLAFALLDREQTKDALRTSRTIVVLRGLPGSGKSFLARAIADAYEGHCSVFCGDDHGVNPEKPDSYQALDEALLACCSAGAASPALMVVDDTNHTQERLARLGDIGMQQRLVVVFLEPRTEWSRDPAQLTKKTKRGMAVAQLETMRGSIEEMSIPLYYGWFLLSSIQDKVRCTLMDFLKTLDTLEAFKKHLIDFTGKAEEEVDLEQYFEAEGTLHCTTKFCNYGKAEGAKEYAQNPAVENFYGSASELSLSALFVTPRTVGARVSLSEEQLSLWPADAEKEAGPASLPLGSRAHVTLGCAEGVEPVQTGLDLLEILALQQGGQQGEPIEEMELGSLTYYGDGRWLLSLREPIGAPACFSSFYGPRELEVTKKEPEKKKKPKCTIL from the exons ATGGACCCTGAAAATCACGCAGAGGTTATAGATTCACCGGCGACTCCACAGCAAGAGGAGACCGCGATGGAGAACGAGATCGGGTCGAAAGTGGAGACACCAGCAGAATTCCCAGAGCCTGAGAATCTTCCAGCTGCTGCCGAAGAGACTGAGCAGCTGGCAGCGAGTGGTCATGATACCGAAGTCCCAAACTTCAAAGAAACCGAAGAGCTGATTGTCCCGCTGTCTGAGGGGTTAAACCAAATGGGGTTAGAGGACAGCGTGCATGGAGAAGAGGCCGACATGGAGTCGGCGCACGTCGAGGTGGAACCACCCGTTCCAGATGAGTCATCCGAAAAGATGCCTGACTCCGCCGCAGCAATAGACAAAGCCCCAGAAACCGTGCCGCCGGTGCCAGAGAACGACCCGGCTGATAGCGCCCCAGAGCCAGTGGGACTGGCAGAATCTGTTCCACGAGCTGAAACGCAAGAGCAAAAATCACCTGAACCAACACCGCTGCCAGTAGACCCACAGCCCACCAGCCAAGAGGGGACGGGGTCAGAACTGGTGGGCACTGAGACCGAGATGCCGACTGCACCGGTTGCCGAGGCAGGAGACGCTCCCAAAGAAAAGGCTGCAGAAGAAGAGCCAATCGTGGAAGAGAAACCAGCAGAGACTGCAGTTTTGGCGACTGAGGTTTCCTCTGCAAAGCCAAAAGAGACTGTGGCGTTGAAGGGGGAGGCACCCGCTGAATGCGTGGAACCGGCCAAAGAAGAGAAGTCTGATGCCCCGAAGGAAACCGTAGCAGCAGAAGGCGTTCCACCCGAGAAGATTGCTGCGGAGCCTCAAAATGAAGAGGCCGCTGTCCCTGCACCCGGCTCCCTGGCCTTCGCCCTCCTGGATCGAGAGCAGACCAAAGACGCCCTGCGAACATCCCGCACCATCGTCGTCCTCCGAGGCCTCCCGGGAAGCGGCAAAAGCTTCTTGGCGCGCGCCATAGCCGACGCCTACGAAGGCCACTGCTCAGTCTTCTGCGGCGACGACCACGGCGTGAATCCAGAGAAGCCGGACTCCTACCAGGCTCTGGATGAGGCTCTGTTGGCCTGCTGCAGTGCTGGGGCGGCTTCGCCCGCGCTGATGGTGGTGGACGACACAAACCACACCCAGGAGCGACTGGCCCGTCTGGGGGACATCGGCATGCAGCAGAGGCTAGTTGTGGTGTTTCTGGAGCCGCGCACCGAGTGGAGCAGAGATCCAGCGCAGCTGACCAAGAAGACCAAGCGTGGAATGGCGGTGGCCCAACTAGAAACCATGAGGGGTTCAATTGAGGAAATGTCAATTCCGCTCTACTATGGCtggttccttctctcctccatccagGACAAGGTTAGATGCACATTGATGGACTTTCTGAAAACACTGGACACCTTGGAGGCCTTCAAGAAGCACTTGATTGACT TCACGGGTAAAGCTGAGGAGGAAGTGGACTTGGAGCAATACTTTGAGGCTGAAGGAACCCTCCATTGCACAACAAAATTCTGTAACTATGGAAAAGCAGAAGGTGCCAAGGAGTATGCACAGAATCCA GCCGTTGAGAATTTCTACGGTTCTGCATCAGAGCTGTCGCTCAGTGCCCTCTTTGTGACGCCTCGCACTGTTGGTGCCAGAGTGTCCCTTTCCGAGGAGCAGCTTTCGCTGTGGCCAGCTGATGCCGAGAAGGAGGCTGGGCCCGCCTCCCTGCCCCTGGGAAGCCGCGCCCACGTTACTCTTGGCTGCGCCGAGGGAGTTGAGCCGGTTCAAACGGGCCTGGATCTGCTGGAGATCCTGGCCCTGCAGCAGGGAGGCCAGCAGGGGGAGCCCATCGAGGAGATGGAGCTCGGCTCGCTGACCTACTACGGCGACGGGAGGTGGCTGCTGAGCCTCAGAGAGCCCATCGGCGCCCCGGCATGCTTCTCCAGCTTCTACGGGCCCAGGGAGCTCGAGGTGACCAAAAAGGAACccgagaagaaaaagaagccaaAGTGCACCATACTGTAA